The DNA sequence ATTTTGTGCCGACAGAGGCCAGACTTATGATAGGGAGAAACGTAACTTAATTTAAACCCAGACTAACACTTTAACTTGTATATGATCAGATTTCATACTTTTACCGCTTGACACTGTGAACAATGAGTGAACACCTCATTATAATGCCCATACAATGCATTTAACAATTACAATGTTATAACTATTTATTTTGTAATATGGTATGTGCTGGGTGGTCTTTATTTCAGAAGGTTTTGCTAAACTTGCAATCTAAGAAATACAATAGCTTGAGGGTCCACTGCTGATTTTGTTTGTGACTCATAACACAGTCTTTGCGCCTGCTTCAGACTTTTCTCCTGGACTTCCAGTTCCATCCATGTAGTTCAAACAAATTAAAAAGCATCTGTTGAACTGTCTGCTcccatctctctttctcaatctgctCATTATTGGCTTACCTTAAAATAGATAAGATACCAAgagcagatgagatgcatccaagggtaccgagggaagtgagagttgaaattgcagaggcactagtgataatcttccagtcttctttagacacagggtaggtgccagaggactggagaattgtaaatgttacacccttgttcaaaaaggggtgcaaggataaagctggcaaatacagatcagtcagtttgacttcagtggtagggaaacttctggaaactataatttgggacaaaatcaataatcacttagacaaatgcaggatatttaaggaaagccagcatggattcatagaagcaggagtaggtcattcggccctttgagcctgctccgcattcagtatgatcatgccTGATCCTCTATCgcaatgccatattcccgctatctccccataccccttgatgcctttagaatctagaaatctatctatttccttcttaaatatattcagtgacttggcctccacagccctctctggtagagaattccacaggttcaccactcttcGAGTAGgacctaccccgtatcctgagattgtgagcccttgttctagactccccagccagaggaaacatcatccctggatccagtctgtccaaccctgtcagaattttatacatttcaatgagatcccctctcattattctaaactccagtgaatacagacctaatcggcccaatctctcctcatacaacaatccttcCATCTCAGgactcagtctggtgaaccttcgtggCACTCCCTCTATGTTATTTATCATACTTAtcaatgttatactgcatctgccacgtatttgcccactcactcaacttatctaaaatatCTTGAAGCCTCCTAACATCCCCCTCACTATTCACATTCTCACctggttttgtgtcatcagcaaatttggaaatattacatttggttccctcatccaaatcattcatatatatggtgagcactgacccctgcggtaccccactagtcaccgcctgccactctgaaaaagacccatttattcctattctctgttttctgtctgctaaccaattctcaatccatgctaatatattacccccaatcccatgtgctttaatttttcacaCTAACATTTTATGTGAGACTTTATcagaagctttctgaaaatccaaatacagcacatccactggttctcccttacctattctgctagttacgtcctcaaaaaattccagtaggtttgtcaaacactatttccctttcataaatccatgctgactttgtctaaacctgttgatattttctaagtgccctattatcacatcctttataatagcctctagcattttccctactactgatgttacgctaaccggtctgtaattccctgtttttcccacccccctccttttttaaatagtggggttacatttgccaccctccaatctgccaggaccattcagaatctacagaattttacaagatgacaaccaatgcatccattatttctatggccacctcctttagtatcctgggatgtagatcattaaaagaaaatcatgtttagctaacttgctggagttttttgaggaggtaacagagaatgttgataaggctaacactgttgatgtggtatatgtgtttttccaaaaggcatttgatatagtgccacacaacagacttgtgaacaaagttccaactcatggaataaaagggaaagtagacacttggataagaaattggctgagtgataggaaacagagagtagtgataaatggttgtttttcagactggaggaaggtttgtagtggagttccccgggTGTCAGCGCTGGGACCCtagctcttcctgatatatattaatgacctagactgtggtgttcagggcatgatttcaaaatttgcagatgattcaaAGATTGGAAGATTTGTCAACTGTGACAAGGataatcttgaacttcaaaagtacatagaCATGTTggcggattgggcagacaagtggcagatgaagttcgttgcagagaagtgtgaggtgattcattttggcaggaagaatatgaagagattgtataaaataaagggagaaattctaatgcaggaacagaggagccttggagtatatgtacataagtcattgaagatggcagggcatgttgagagagcagttaataaagcatatagtatcttaggctttattaaaagAGGccttgagtacaagagtaaggaggtcatgttgaacacTTATAAGGCACTAGCCTCATCTGGGGTACTGCGTCCacttctgggcgccatacttgaggaaggatgtgaagaattggagagagtacagaggagattcacaagaatgaatctagggataaagaactggtagctatggggatagattggagaggaaagactgttttccttggagaaaagaaggctgagaggagaattgatagaggtattcaagttCCTGAGgcatatggacagggtaaatagtgagaaactgttcccactcaagggagtatcaagaactagagggcacattcaaaataattgggaaaaggagcaaatgtgatgcgaggaaaagttttttcacccagaggatagtTAGAATCTTTAACGAACTTccggagagggtggtggaggcaggttcaatcgaagtattcaaagggaattggattcctatctgaaaagagagaatgtgtaaggcagggaagtgggactaagtagaatgctttttcagagagccagtgcagacttgatgggctgaatggcctccttctgcactgtaaagattctgtgatacctCTATAACTGAGCTGTTGGTCATCTGCTCTCATATGGcttgttgtcaaattttgtttgatagcgCGCCTATGAAgcttcttgggatgttttactatattaaaggcactacataaatgcaaattgttgtagtTGACTTCCTCACTCTTATACACCAActcttcttgcaataaaggctaacataccattgctcttcctaattgctttctgtacctacatagaaacatacatagaaaataggagcaggagtaggccatttgccccttcgagcctgctccaccattccttatgatcttggctgatcatccaactcaatagcctgctcccgctatctccccatttcctttgatccctttcgccccaagagctacatctaactccttcttgaaaacatacaatgatttggcctcaattactttctgtggtagcgaattccacaggctcaccactctctgggtgaagaaatttctcctcatctcagtcctaagtggtctaccccatatcctcagactgtgacccctggttctggactcccccactatcgctttaaatgcactttaattttacctgcatgttaactttttctaATTTGCCAAAGAGAATCCCCAAATCCTTCTGAATCCCAACATTTACTCATCTCCCATCGTTTAGAGAATATTCTGCCCTTCCGTTCTTCctagcaaagtggataatttcacacttcgtcactttatactccatctgccaccttcttgtCCAATCACTTAACCGGTCTATATTTCTCTGATGCCACTTTACATCCTCTGcatagcttactttcccacctagctttgtattggatatattacacttgatcccctcatctaagtaattGATACTTTTTACAATCTTGATTTCCTAACTGACCCTGAGCTAAGTTTCTCATAAAGACCGCCATGTCAccatgaagagaggctggatagacttgggttgttttcgttggagcagagaagactgaggggcgacctgatcgaggtgtacaagattatgaggggggtggatagggagcagctattccccttagttgaagggtcagtcacaagggggaataagttcaaggtgaggtgcacgaggtttagggggggatgtgaggaaaaacttttttacccagagggtggtgtcggtctgggatgcactgccttggagggtggtggaggtgggttgcctcacatcctttaaaaagtacctggatgagcacttggcacgtcatagcattcgaggctatgggccaagtgctggtaaataggattaggtaggtaggtcaggtgtttctcaatgggctgaagggcctcttctgcactgtgattctgtaatgtCCACCTCCATAGAAATCACCTGTCTTCAGTCATGCCTCATGCATCTACTTCTGAAATTCtcttccatgcctttgttaccgtATGATTCAACTATCTCAATGCTCTCTTGGCcagtctcccatcttccaccttccGTAAACAtgagctcacccaaaactctACTGCTCCTATCATTACTCACACCAAATTCTGATCACTGATGTACATTGACTCCTGGTATACTATCACCttaatttcaaaattctcatctttgtgttcaaatctgCCTATGGCTCCTCCTTAACCTCCTCTCTAACCTTCTCCTGCCCTAAAACTGTCCAAGAACTGAGCATTCCTTCAAGTCTTGCCTGTCCTTTGTCCAATTTAGCAGTTGTGCCTTTTGCTGTTTAGGCCTCTGAATTATCACCCTAAATCTCTGTGTTTTTctcatcctttaagatgctccttaaaacctatgccTAAGAAAGCATTTGATCACATGTTCGAATGCCATCTTCTTTGGCTTGTCAATTGTTCTTTCCagattacactcctgtgaagtgccatgacattttattacattaaaggtacaTTTTAAAGGCAAGATTGTTGCACTGAATTACCAAAAAATAGGAGATTATGGTTGCGGCCATCCTAATCTTCATCAGCAAGCAGGATCTGCCAAATAACACAAAGCTTCATGAGATCCAAGCAGAGTTGCAACTGATCTCAATCAGAAACAAGTATAAGTAGATGGAACGCTGCTGCATCACCTCAGGGACAGAATAAGGGGCTCATTTAGTGAGATCCAAGTAAATCTTAACTTCACAAGCACAAACAGAACTTGCAATTTTTCCATCTGATTCTCCTATCTGTATTGcatgatcataagaaataggagcaggccatttagtcccttgagcctgctgtgccattgaataagatcatggctgatctgattgtggccttaactccactttcctgtctgcctccatAACCCTcggactcccttgtagatcagatACTGTTTgcttcccattcacccattactgGAAACAATCTTTTGCTGCTTATTCACAGTAAGGTCCCCAGTTTTAGCACACCCTTTACTGGCTACTCCTCTATGGCACCAGTCCTACTCACCAAGTTACTTCAGCCACGGTTCCTAGCTCTGCAGATAATGCTTCcattccccatctccctctcatTGACCATAGTCTCCCATTTATCTCCAACCCTTATTCCTTGTTCTCTGTTCAACCCTAGAGCccaaactccattcccaccctcctCATGCAATCATCCCCAAACTGTGTTCTCTCACcaatcctcatctccctcctttatctctgccccccatcccctaCCATCCCTCTTTGCCCCAATACTCATTCTCACTCATCcccatgctccctctctccccaacacccatTCCCTCATCTCCATTACACCCTCATTTCCCCTGAACCCCAGTTTCCCTTTCATATCTCCAACCCCTAAGCACAATTGTAGTTGTTCCTGCTACAAGAGCATGGAATAATCCTACAATTCGTTCTCTATAGTTACGGGTGGGTGGACCATGAGGGGTGTTTGATGACACATTGAGAGAATACAGTGGCAAGAAATTTAAAGCATAAAAATCTCCTGAGCTTCTTGCCCTGACTCACAGAGGAGCCAaaccctggggggggggggggggggggtttattgGCAGCCCCACCTCTTGCCACCCTCacctcttgccaccctcagcatATGTGATGAGAAATGCTTTCAACCAGAGGGTGACCCTTAAATAAATCAACTTTTACTAATTTTCCAAAATGGTATTTATGAATAGGCCTTTGCCATAACAATTACTATTCGAAAACCAACAACATCTTAAGAAGCAGCTCAGCTGCTTTAAGTTTACAAGTATGGATAGGCCATGTTTGCTTTGTTGAAACAAAATTCAATGAGAAATTAATTgagttttttttaacctttcttGTTTTcctttgttcatttttaaaaataactttagCATCCAATATTAGAAGTTGACAACAAACTCTAATGGTAGAAAACAAGAgcaattttttttgtttactTTCTGCCCCAGACCTGGTAGCAAATTGAAAAGAAAGAAAACGAAACGAAACGAATCGCGGGTTCCCGTTGCCGGGTAACGGCGGTTTGTCCCATCTCGGCTACCGTAGGTGGGAGCTGTCAGCTTGCTGTTCGGGTTGACAGATTCGCTGATGGGCCACGACCGTTTATGTCGCGGTTTAAAAAGAAGTGGGTGCGTGTTTAAAAGCAAGATTTTTAGTTTGTATTTCCGAAGGTAGAATAACCTGCGTTGGAGGAAGAGGATAGGTTTGTCGAGGCGGGAGTGAAGGGGCGGGGTAGTTAATGGCGAAAGTGcggttgttggggtgggggtagtgagcGGAGCGGCCGCGGCCAGGGCTAGAGCCCGGGGAGGCGCTCGGAGCCGCCAAGCAGCCTCCTGACAGCGGGTGGGGAACCGCGGAGCTGGTCTGGTGGCGGTGGCGGCGGCGGGGCGCGAAGAAGTTCCGCTCCCGAGTGATGCGGCACCTGGAGCGGGGATGGAGGCGCCGTCGTCGTGGGATCTCGGGCTCTTCTCGTTCCTCCTGGAGCGCCTCTTCTCCTTCTGCGGCGAGTTCGCCCAGGACTGGAGCAGCAACGACATGAGGGTGACCATCTTCAAGATCCTCCTGGGCTGGCTGCTCGGCAGCTTGGTGGCTATTCACATGGCCTGGAAGTTTTACGGCGCCACAGTCAATGACATGTACTACaggcaaggtgtgtgtgtgtgtgtgtctgaacgtTGGTGTggggtagggttgccaaccctccaggattggcctggagtctcccgGAGTTCGAGATCAACCTCCAGCTGTGTGTAACCCTGGGGAACAAAAAAAATATGATTGGGACATTAATATTTTTTTTGCCGCTTTCTTTGGACATTTCTGTTTACCAGATATAAAACGGGCGAAAAAGGCTATTTCaaagtcaagcatcatccaattgggtaatgaatctttttACTTTCCAATTGGCTTAGGAAGACtgtacgtcacaaggatggatgcgtTGGCCGACTAATGAtagcttggtggggggggggggggaggtgggggtgcaaGTCGTGCGATGAAACCTCCAGAAgtatatttaatcacagttggcaaccctgtgGTCAGAGGTGGGGTGGAGGATGAGGGGTGCTTTCTAATTTTACCGTGCTGTGGTCTGAGTCAGCGTCCCTGGTAACAAGTTACTGCTACAAATTGAAGTCCAGGGCTTGTTCACTTTGAAGAGCAGGTGACTGGAAAGATTGACGACACGGCTTAATTTTTGCGAACAAGAGTCACATTGACTCAGTgtgactctgtttctgtctccacagatgttgccagacctgctgagttttaccagcattttctgtttttatttcagatttccaacatccgcagtattttgtttttagctTAATCTCTGTGTTCTGGAGaagggtcatattggactcaaaacattaactgcaaTCGGATAATAGTGGCAGGTTATTTAATGGACCAAGAGTCCTTTTCGACAACCAGGAATGTCAGTAGTGGTGATTTGTCCTAATCCTGCTGCCAAATAGCTAAGCCCAACATTTTCTATTGTCTCTCAGGTTCAGGAAAATCTGTCACTTCCTAATTTTTGTTGCATTCAGCTAACTCAGCAAAAGTTTATGAGATTCAAACATGATTCCTGTTTCTATGGCTCTATTGTTGTGCTGATGCACTGTTATGCTTTACTCCCATCAAGTTGTTGACAAATTAAATTAGATAAGGATGTTctctttgttttaacttccttaTTTGGAGATGATCACGCCATTTGCTGCTGGGAATCATGTTTACATGGTtttccttttgaggaagaataGCAGTGTGTGAGATATTCTTGAAATGATCTCCGATATGTTCACGAAAGCCAGAAGCCATAAGAACGAGGAGCAGGTTTGGCCAAAtggccccctcgagcctgctctgccattcagtaaatcatggctgatctgattttggcttcagctccattttcctgtctgttccccttaaacTTTGACTAAACTGTGGTTCAAAattctgtttatctcagccttgaatatattcaatgactcaaccTCCACAGTTCCCAGggttaaagaattccaaagattcatgatgctctgagagaagaaatgccTCCTCTTTCAATCTTAAATAGATGattccttattctgaaactatgcccCCAGTTCTAGGTTTCaccaaagaggaaacatcctcgcaGTGCATAGCTGTTaaggcccctaagaatctttttttattattcattcatgggatgtgggaattgctggctaggccatcatttattgtatgtttcaataagatcaccttttatTCTTTGAAGCTCTGATGAAAATAGGCTGACCTTGctcatctttcctcataagagaacccCTTCATCCAAGCAATTCATCAATCCATTGAACCTTCTCCAAACTGTCACCAATGCGAGTACTTCCCTCCTTAatcaaggagaccaaaactgtgcacggtacttaggtgttgtctcaccaataccctgtgcaattgtagcaagacctccctactttgatactccatcccccttgcaataaaggccacgttccatttgccttcctaattatttggcATGTCTGCAcgctaacattttgtgtttcatgtacgaGGACATTCAGACCCCtctactgcagcattctgtagtttctctccaattaaataatgtttaacctttttgttcttcctaccaaagtaggtAACATCACTTTTTCCCACATTCTGCCAGTTTTCCTGCtaaggtagtaatccagagattattacttttgtggttctgctttttaatttaaccccCAGCTGCTCGCACTTGTCAAGAGCCTCTTccttagtcctacctatgtcgttgataCCCATGTGGACCATGATAACTggatctgcccccacccccccgctccaACTCCATGTTCCTTTCCAGCCTTGACTAGATGTCCTCAACCCTGGCACTGGGTAGGCAACATAGCCTTTGGGACCAAtgctctcggctgcagagaacagtgtctccCCCTCTAACTATATTGTCCCCCATCACTTTCTTTTAatttattcaagggatgtgggatttgctggctgggccagcatttattatccatccctagttacccactattacattcatttttattcacctcaccaccgcccccccaacttGAATGACCCATGGTGCTGTAGTCACTTTGCTCTTTCTCCATATaatccctgctctcttgtccccaCAGGTTGCAAGAATATTTGTTTTTGGAATTATAATTTAATTGTAGATCTTGATCTTTTCGTCTTGAGTTTAGTGCACGTGCATTGAGCCATCAGGTTGTTaattatgtatttttaaaaattgcatttgtGTGACTATGTGCTCAGGATATCCCATAATGCtcacaatgaattatttttggaaCAAAATCATTTTataggcaaatgcagcagccattttgaacAGAGTAGGAACCCATAAATGACAATGGGAGGAAAGACCATGTAACCTGTTTTGTTGGTGTAAGTTGAGGTTGTATATTGACTGGGATTCTAGAGAAGTCTTTGCTCTTCGAagaagtgtcatgggatctttctaCAAACACCTGAATAGAGGCATTGGTTTAATGTGTAATCCAAAAGATCTAATTTGTATAATAATGCGATAGTCtttcagtcacacattgagaatcaGCCTGATTAGATGCATAGGTCCTGAAAGTAGTACTTGAATCTACAACTCTCTGGCTTAGCAGTGATGCATATGAAATAAATTATCACATTAATGATCTCAAAGCACCTAACTGACCACTGTCAAGTATATAGTAGGAATTCTATTAGATCATTCACTTTGAATGCAAACAGAAAATAAAATGCACAATCACTTATTTTTTACCTTCCAAAAATAAATGAGTGAAGGAAGAAATTTTGTGAATCAGAAGAAAGCAAGAACAGTataactgaagagagagaaagaactcaCCAGGAGGAGACCTTCATTGTAACACCCAGTGAGAGGTGTCTGTAGCACTGAGAAATTGGGCCAGACTGTCTAGCCCTTTTACTTTCTGAATAAAGCATAGAAAAGCTTTtaataaatttaaataaaatataaGAGGAGACTATTTCTCTCATCCTAATTAGGCACAATTAATTAATATTTAGCGAGTGTCCATTTCCCATCTCaaacagaggctgcaaagagatacatacaggttaagtgagtgggcaacaaaatggcagatggtgtataatatagggaagtgtgaagttattcaccttGGCTGTAAGaaaaaagaatattttttaaaaggtaagtaGTGATGTTCAAAGAGTCTTGGATGCGCTTGTGCAAGGAACGCAGACAGTTAGCATGTGgttgcaacaagcaattaggaaggcaaaaagtatgttggcctttgttacaagaggattggagtagaagaataaagaagtcttgctacagttgtacatggTTTGCTGAGATTGCATCTGGTGTACTGTGTAGTTTTGGTGTCCATATCTAAGAGAGGATATACTCGCATTGGAGGCTGTACAGCAAAGGCTCACTAAATTGGTAGGTTGTCCTattatgagaggctgagtaaattgggcttatattcggtggagtttagaagaacgagaggcaatctcattgaaacctacaaaattcagaaggggcttgatagggtagatgctgagaaattgtttccattggttgaggaacctaaaacacaggggcactgTTGCAGGATAAGGGACCAATCATTTAGGAATGAGTtgtggagaaattacttcactcaaagggttttgaatctctggaattctgtaccctagagggttgtggatgtcccAACAGttaatacattcaaggctgggatagacaggtttttggtgtctcaggggattgagggagatggggagtgggtgggaaaatggagctgaagcccaagatcggAAGTGGctgttttgaatggtggagcaggctcggtgGGCTATCTGGTCtactcctttttcttatgtttttaGTTGGTAACTGAACCACAATAAACCAATGTTCGAGCTGTGCTGGTTTAGCTTTTCTCCAGGACAACAGTAGGGGATTAACAAttatttctctgagggttgtgagactttagaattctcttcctcaa is a window from the Carcharodon carcharias isolate sCarCar2 chromosome 7, sCarCar2.pri, whole genome shotgun sequence genome containing:
- the tcta gene encoding T-cell leukemia translocation-altered gene protein homolog isoform X2, which produces MEAPSSWDLGLFSFLLERLFSFCGEFAQDWSSNDMRVTIFKILLGWLLGSLVAIHMAWKFYGATVNDMYYRQGSGGQNGGTPDGSSNFTSCKLRRPSQQGHSAASGVVLFPPHYPNDGSF
- the tcta gene encoding T-cell leukemia translocation-altered gene protein homolog isoform X4, with the protein product MEAPSSWDLGLFSFLLERLFSFCGEFAQDWSSNDMRVTIFKILLGWLLGSLVAIHMAWKFYGATVNDMYYRQGSGGQNGGTPDGSSNFTSWENPSGESIKSHKE
- the tcta gene encoding T-cell leukemia translocation-altered gene protein homolog isoform X1 gives rise to the protein MEAPSSWDLGLFSFLLERLFSFCGEFAQDWSSNDMRVTIFKILLGWLLGSLVAIHMAWKFYGATVNDMYYRQGSGGQNGGTPDGSSNFTSWFLLAAHHNMPKVVTCFRLLSKPLSNRIPAPVRIYI
- the tcta gene encoding T-cell leukemia translocation-altered gene protein homolog isoform X3, with product MEAPSSWDLGLFSFLLERLFSFCGEFAQDWSSNDMRVTIFKILLGWLLGSLVAIHMAWKFYGATVNDMYYRQGSGGQNGGTPDGSSNFTSCSGLQNSFTQLKIAEVHSLRIELSA